In a genomic window of Candidatus Hadarchaeales archaeon:
- a CDS encoding acyl-CoA dehydrogenase family protein — MGYAEIEEISEDERLLKEELHRFAEEVVRPASIEIDRMPSDEYPERVVKRDSPYWRVLKAWKRLGYHRGPVPKLFGGEGLPGRMVHMMVEEVAWGSSGFSIAFGVDLFPILFAASGFDEELNQNFVRPWLEDDQAKYHGCWGVTEPEHGSDWLLACDFVLEGEELNRFTPGQVRAVKEGKEWVISGSKSSWISSGPVATHVALHVNLDLAKGSVGAGCVVPLDLPGVRKGPPILKLGQRDCPQGELVFENVRIPEGYMTLPEGALHPSTGLMTLPQILCITSSWMAASSVGLARAAFEEALRYCKERVQGGKPLVKHQLVRKKLFELFTKVETARAYSRRVMEHVWRENFERFTFKASYRHALAAQVYCKRIAYEVADEALQLFGAYGTTDEFLIQKLYRDARVKLIEDGTTEVLSLEGAGDLIRNY; from the coding sequence GTGGGATACGCGGAGATAGAGGAGATTTCCGAGGATGAGAGGCTTCTCAAAGAAGAACTCCACCGTTTCGCCGAGGAGGTGGTGAGACCGGCATCCATTGAGATAGACAGGATGCCCTCCGACGAGTATCCCGAAAGGGTGGTGAAGAGGGACTCGCCCTACTGGAGGGTTCTGAAGGCCTGGAAAAGGCTGGGATATCACAGGGGACCCGTCCCAAAACTCTTCGGAGGGGAAGGTCTGCCGGGAAGGATGGTACACATGATGGTGGAGGAAGTGGCATGGGGAAGCTCCGGTTTCTCCATAGCCTTTGGGGTGGATCTCTTCCCCATCCTCTTCGCCGCCTCGGGCTTCGACGAGGAACTCAACCAAAATTTCGTCCGTCCCTGGCTCGAGGACGATCAGGCCAAGTACCATGGATGCTGGGGGGTAACGGAGCCGGAGCACGGCTCCGATTGGTTGCTGGCCTGTGATTTCGTCCTCGAGGGGGAGGAACTGAACCGCTTCACACCGGGACAGGTAAGGGCGGTGAAGGAGGGGAAGGAGTGGGTGATCTCCGGGTCCAAGTCTTCCTGGATTTCCTCCGGACCCGTGGCCACCCACGTCGCCCTCCACGTGAACCTCGACTTAGCGAAGGGAAGCGTGGGGGCGGGATGTGTGGTTCCCCTCGACCTCCCCGGGGTGAGGAAGGGACCGCCCATCCTGAAGCTCGGTCAGAGGGATTGTCCCCAGGGGGAACTGGTGTTCGAAAACGTGAGGATACCCGAGGGTTACATGACCCTTCCAGAGGGTGCCCTCCATCCCTCCACGGGACTCATGACCCTCCCCCAGATCCTCTGCATCACCAGCTCTTGGATGGCAGCCTCCTCCGTGGGGCTGGCAAGGGCTGCCTTCGAGGAAGCCCTGAGGTACTGCAAGGAAAGGGTACAGGGGGGAAAACCCCTCGTGAAACACCAGCTGGTGAGGAAAAAACTCTTCGAGCTCTTCACGAAGGTGGAGACGGCCAGGGCCTATTCCAGGAGGGTCATGGAGCACGTTTGGAGGGAAAACTTCGAGCGCTTCACCTTCAAAGCTTCCTACAGGCACGCTTTGGCGGCCCAGGTTTACTGCAAGAGGATAGCCTACGAGGTGGCGGATGAGGCCCTCCAGCTCTTCGGGGCCTACGGGACCACGGACGAGTTCCTGATCCAGAAGCTCTACAGGGATGCCAGGGTGAAGTTGATAGAGGACGGGACCACGGAGGTCCTGAGCCTGGAGGGTGCGGGGGATCTCATCAGGAACTACTGA
- a CDS encoding DUF1667 domain-containing protein: protein MEVKELTCVICPLGCRAKVYVEGGRAVGWEHLECKAGEEYVKREVERPLRDFFTVVRVKGGGVLPVRSTGPIPKERLKEAVKELAAVEVEGPVRMGEVVVKNLLGLGVDVVATWELE from the coding sequence ATGGAAGTGAAGGAACTCACCTGTGTGATCTGTCCCTTGGGATGCAGGGCCAAGGTCTATGTGGAGGGGGGGAGGGCGGTGGGATGGGAGCATCTCGAGTGCAAGGCCGGGGAAGAATATGTGAAGAGGGAAGTGGAACGTCCCCTCCGGGACTTCTTCACGGTGGTGAGGGTGAAGGGGGGAGGGGTCCTTCCCGTGAGGAGTACGGGACCCATTCCCAAGGAGAGGCTGAAGGAGGCCGTCAAGGAACTGGCGGCGGTGGAGGTGGAGGGTCCGGTGAGGATGGGTGAGGTGGTCGTGAAGAACCTACTGGGACTGGGAGTGGATGTGGTGGCCACTTGGGAGCTGGAATAG
- a CDS encoding FAD-dependent oxidoreductase: MRVEGEVELVVVGGGAAGLAAALKAREEGIEEIWVLDRNERPGGILPQCIHTGFGLHYFGENLTGPEYIHRFIRRAREEGITIKLETMVLRLTKEREVVAVNPSEGLLKLKAGAVILAMGCRERPRGSLLIPGGRPAGIFTAGTAQRLLDLEGYLPGREVVILGSGDVGLIMARRFAMEGVEVKAVVELMPYPGGLGRNVVQCLEDFGIPLLLRRTVTHIHGRERVEAVTVAEVDGEGNPIPGTERKIPCDTLVLSVGLIPENELSEGAGIELDERTGGPFVDEFMRTSLEGFFACGNVVTVFDLVDHVTLTGERAGKSASQYLKGELPPPRRVREVRPGENVRLVVPQRVSGEGPVTFYLRVSRPLREARVEVGGKSFFRKAVRPPEMLTVELGKEEVGGLGGEIPVRVLGKPLG, encoded by the coding sequence GTGAGGGTGGAGGGGGAAGTGGAGCTGGTGGTGGTGGGAGGGGGAGCGGCGGGCCTGGCGGCGGCCCTGAAGGCGAGGGAGGAAGGGATCGAGGAGATCTGGGTTTTGGACAGGAACGAGAGACCGGGGGGTATCCTCCCCCAATGCATCCACACGGGTTTCGGGCTCCACTACTTCGGGGAAAACTTGACGGGACCGGAGTACATCCACCGCTTCATCAGGAGGGCGAGGGAGGAGGGAATAACGATCAAGCTGGAGACGATGGTCCTCAGGCTCACCAAGGAAAGGGAGGTGGTGGCGGTCAATCCTTCGGAGGGCCTCCTGAAGCTGAAGGCCGGAGCGGTGATCCTAGCGATGGGTTGCAGGGAGAGGCCGAGGGGTTCCCTCCTCATTCCGGGAGGGAGACCGGCTGGAATCTTCACGGCCGGAACGGCTCAGAGGCTCCTCGATCTCGAGGGTTACCTTCCGGGGAGGGAAGTGGTGATCTTGGGCTCGGGGGACGTGGGACTCATCATGGCCAGGAGGTTTGCCATGGAAGGGGTGGAGGTGAAGGCGGTGGTAGAACTCATGCCCTATCCGGGTGGGTTGGGGAGGAACGTGGTGCAGTGCTTGGAGGATTTCGGCATTCCCCTCCTCCTCAGGAGGACGGTCACCCACATCCATGGGAGGGAGAGGGTGGAGGCCGTAACGGTGGCGGAAGTGGATGGGGAAGGAAATCCCATTCCTGGAACCGAAAGGAAGATCCCCTGCGATACCCTCGTCCTCTCGGTGGGCCTCATACCGGAGAACGAGCTCTCGGAGGGGGCGGGAATAGAGCTGGATGAGAGGACGGGGGGACCCTTCGTGGACGAATTCATGCGCACCTCCCTGGAAGGTTTCTTCGCCTGCGGGAACGTGGTGACGGTCTTCGATCTGGTGGACCATGTGACCCTCACGGGGGAGAGGGCGGGAAAGAGTGCCTCCCAGTACCTCAAGGGTGAGCTTCCACCACCCCGGAGGGTCAGGGAAGTGAGACCGGGCGAGAACGTGAGGCTGGTGGTGCCCCAGAGGGTGAGCGGGGAGGGTCCCGTCACCTTCTACTTGAGGGTTTCGAGACCCCTGAGGGAAGCGAGGGTGGAGGTGGGGGGAAAGAGCTTCTTCAGAAAGGCCGTGAGACCACCGGAGATGCTGACGGTGGAGCTGGGGAAGGAAGAAGTGGGGGGGCTGGGTGGGGAAATTCCCGTGAGGGTTTTGGGTAAGCCTCTGGGATAG
- a CDS encoding CoA-binding protein — protein sequence MVSFQELDAFFHPKAVAVIGASTGLDHFVLPMLEAGGKVYLVNPNRKELFGQKCYSSLAEVEEPVDYALVAVPAQLVPGVIRECVEKGVKVVHIFSSGFGEVGRRDLEEEVLRAAGGKVRIIGPNCMGLYCPESFLRFAYHQPSEAGEVGFISQSGGQAVNFVYAGVVRGFRFSKVVSYGNGVDLDAVDFLRYLGEDPKTRVIGMYLEGLRPGRGRELREVMEEVCLRKPVVVLKGGRTEEGRRAVSSHTGSLAGSGRVWEGFLEQVGAMEVGSFAEMADLLAALLRSPLPRGRGVAVTTVSGGTSVVETDGLVEEGLSVPRLEGGWGALEERLRRAGTSLSNPLDIWPAYARGYLDEVLEVLASQGVIHSIVVEMQAEEFRAYRETPPEWLKDFVSKLARMGRRIQEERGKPVLVAVPPSFFHDTEEAMRKWFQEGGLAVCGSVREAGRILSKMYGYRKYLERKGVLREKEEEGD from the coding sequence ATGGTGTCCTTCCAGGAGCTGGACGCCTTTTTCCATCCCAAGGCCGTGGCCGTGATCGGTGCCTCTACGGGTTTAGACCACTTCGTCCTCCCCATGCTGGAGGCGGGAGGGAAGGTTTATTTGGTGAATCCCAACAGGAAGGAGCTCTTCGGGCAGAAATGCTATTCCTCCCTAGCCGAGGTGGAAGAACCGGTGGACTACGCCCTGGTGGCCGTTCCCGCCCAGCTGGTGCCTGGGGTCATCCGGGAATGTGTGGAGAAGGGGGTGAAGGTGGTGCACATCTTCAGTTCCGGTTTTGGGGAGGTGGGGAGGAGGGATCTGGAGGAGGAGGTGCTCAGGGCTGCGGGGGGTAAGGTAAGGATCATAGGACCCAACTGCATGGGCCTTTACTGTCCAGAATCCTTCCTGCGTTTCGCCTATCACCAGCCCTCCGAGGCCGGAGAGGTGGGCTTCATCTCCCAGAGCGGGGGGCAGGCAGTGAACTTCGTCTATGCAGGCGTGGTGAGGGGTTTCAGGTTCAGCAAGGTGGTGAGCTATGGGAACGGGGTGGACTTGGATGCCGTGGACTTCCTCCGTTACTTGGGGGAAGATCCCAAGACGAGGGTGATAGGAATGTACCTCGAGGGACTGAGACCGGGCAGGGGTAGGGAGCTGAGGGAGGTGATGGAGGAGGTCTGTTTGAGGAAACCCGTGGTGGTGCTGAAGGGGGGAAGAACGGAGGAAGGGAGAAGGGCGGTCTCCTCCCACACGGGTTCGCTGGCGGGTTCGGGAAGGGTCTGGGAGGGTTTTCTGGAGCAGGTGGGTGCAATGGAGGTGGGGAGCTTCGCGGAGATGGCGGACCTTTTGGCGGCCCTCCTCCGCTCACCCCTTCCCAGGGGGAGGGGAGTGGCGGTGACCACGGTCTCGGGAGGGACGAGCGTGGTGGAGACGGACGGACTGGTGGAAGAAGGCCTGAGCGTGCCCAGGCTGGAGGGGGGATGGGGTGCGCTGGAGGAGAGGCTCAGGAGGGCGGGAACCAGTTTGAGCAATCCCCTCGACATCTGGCCGGCGTACGCGAGGGGATACTTGGATGAGGTGCTCGAGGTCCTGGCCTCCCAAGGGGTCATCCACTCGATCGTGGTGGAGATGCAAGCCGAGGAGTTCAGGGCCTACAGGGAAACCCCTCCCGAATGGTTGAAGGATTTCGTGAGCAAGCTCGCGCGGATGGGGAGGAGGATCCAGGAGGAGAGGGGAAAACCCGTGCTGGTGGCCGTTCCACCTTCCTTCTTCCACGATACGGAGGAAGCCATGAGGAAATGGTTCCAGGAGGGGGGATTGGCGGTTTGTGGTTCGGTGAGGGAGGCGGGTAGGATCCTGTCCAAGATGTACGGGTACAGGAAATACTTGGAGAGAAAGGGGGTCCTACGCGAAAAGGAAGAAGAGGGAGATTAG